Proteins found in one Exiguobacterium sp. 9-2 genomic segment:
- a CDS encoding YlbG family protein, protein MIKERVGLIVYVNAMKASRQLRRYGNVYFTSKRERYVHLYVDLDQHEQVMEVISTLPFVESIKRSERPFITETFANKKGKMQEEA, encoded by the coding sequence GTGATCAAGGAACGAGTGGGACTCATCGTCTATGTCAATGCGATGAAAGCATCCCGTCAATTACGCCGTTACGGGAACGTCTACTTTACGTCTAAACGTGAACGATACGTGCATCTGTATGTCGATTTAGATCAGCATGAACAGGTGATGGAAGTCATTTCGACTCTTCCGTTCGTCGAATCGATCAAACGTTCAGAACGACCGTTCATCACGGAGACGTTCGCGAATAAAAAAGGTAAAATGCAAGAAGAAGCATAA
- a CDS encoding YlbF family regulator encodes MIYTDKTIDLINAAEDLIRSLAQSETGQAYRCAKQAQQESVEAQSVIRDFHQVKEDYELVQRFGRYHPDYQTITKKVHEVKRRLDLQEEVAQFKKAEKQLETLLGQISLKLAGEVSPQIKVPTGNPFFDQGCAGGCSTGGSCSCSG; translated from the coding sequence GTGATATATACCGATAAGACGATTGACCTCATCAACGCAGCGGAAGACCTCATTCGATCTCTCGCTCAAAGTGAAACGGGGCAAGCATATAGATGTGCGAAACAAGCACAGCAAGAGTCAGTGGAGGCACAGTCCGTCATTCGAGACTTTCATCAAGTCAAAGAAGATTACGAGCTCGTGCAACGATTTGGACGGTACCATCCGGACTATCAGACGATCACAAAAAAGGTCCATGAAGTCAAACGTCGACTTGATCTACAAGAGGAAGTCGCGCAGTTTAAAAAAGCAGAAAAACAACTCGAGACGCTACTTGGACAAATTAGTCTGAAACTCGCTGGTGAAGTATCACCGCAAATCAAAGTACCAACGGGGAATCCATTCTTTGACCAAGGATGTGCCGGAGGCTGTTCGACCGGTGGAAGTTGCAGTTGTAGCGGATAA